From Streptomyces zhihengii, the proteins below share one genomic window:
- the ftsE gene encoding cell division ATP-binding protein FtsE, which translates to MIRFDNVSKSYPKQNRPALRDVSLEIEKGEFVFLVGSSGSGKSTFLRLLLREERASQGLVHVLGKDLARLSNWKVPHMRRQLGTVFQDFRLLPNKTVAENVAFAQEVIGKPRGEIRKAVPQVLDLVGLGGKEDRMPGELSGGEQQRVAIARAFVNRPMLLIADEPTGNLDPQTSVGIMKLLDRINRTGTTVVMATHDQNIVDQMRKRVIELEKGRLVRDQARGVYGYQH; encoded by the coding sequence GTGATCCGATTCGACAACGTCTCCAAGAGCTACCCCAAGCAGAACCGACCTGCCCTGCGCGACGTCTCCCTCGAAATCGAGAAGGGGGAGTTCGTCTTCCTCGTGGGGTCGTCCGGTTCCGGCAAGTCGACGTTCCTGCGGCTGCTGCTGCGCGAGGAGCGCGCCAGCCAGGGGTTGGTCCACGTCCTCGGCAAGGACCTGGCCCGGCTGTCCAACTGGAAGGTGCCCCACATGCGCCGCCAGCTCGGCACCGTCTTCCAGGACTTCCGCCTGCTGCCCAACAAGACCGTCGCGGAGAACGTGGCGTTCGCCCAGGAGGTCATCGGCAAGCCGCGCGGCGAGATCCGCAAGGCCGTGCCGCAGGTCCTCGACCTCGTCGGCCTCGGCGGCAAGGAGGACCGGATGCCCGGTGAGCTCTCCGGTGGTGAGCAGCAGCGGGTGGCCATCGCGCGTGCCTTCGTCAACCGCCCGATGCTGCTGATCGCGGACGAGCCGACGGGCAACCTCGACCCGCAGACGTCCGTCGGCATCATGAAGCTGCTCGACCGGATCAACCGCACCGGTACGACCGTGGTGATGGCGACCCACGACCAGAACATCGTCGACCAGATGCGCAAGCGCGTCATCGAGCTCGAGAAGGGCCGTCTCGTACGCGACCAGGCGCGCGGCGTCTACGGCTACCAGCACTGA